The following are encoded in a window of bacterium genomic DNA:
- a CDS encoding LysM peptidoglycan-binding domain-containing protein: MKKLISLLVIIPLLVCAKISQHELKEGEYEIVIIKKGDTLWDLAGKYIGKCYEWPGFEEYNKFTDPHWIYPGERLAIGVKDGKVFIKKAEDFEKELKEELERKNAEIARLKEEMERLKEEIKPIDEEVLKECEEERKRLEASFGGLKGEADSLRGRIDELAKRLSKTEDRLSTREDMLAREKQEKEKTQKELRETQEEKERVVKEEKTQRRYKEILAISAFVGIIIVNSLK, from the coding sequence ATGAAGAAACTTATTTCTCTTTTGGTTATAATACCCCTTTTGGTATGTGCCAAGATTAGCCAACATGAGCTTAAGGAGGGGGAATATGAGATTGTTATAATTAAAAAGGGTGATACCCTTTGGGATTTAGCTGGAAAATATATAGGGAAATGCTATGAATGGCCCGGCTTTGAAGAATACAATAAATTTACAGACCCACATTGGATATACCCCGGAGAGAGGCTTGCAATCGGAGTAAAGGATGGAAAGGTTTTTATAAAGAAGGCAGAAGACTTTGAAAAAGAGCTTAAGGAAGAGCTTGAAAGGAAAAATGCAGAGATTGCAAGGCTAAAGGAAGAGATGGAGAGGTTAAAAGAAGAAATAAAACCTATTGATGAAGAAGTATTAAAGGAGTGCGAAGAAGAAAGAAAAAGGCTTGAGGCTTCATTTGGTGGTTTGAAGGGCGAGGCAGATTCCTTGCGAGGAAGGATAGATGAGCTTGCCAAAAGGCTTTCAAAGACAGAAGATAGATTAAGCACAAGAGAAGATATGTTAGCCCGTGAAAAACAAGAAAAAGAAAAAACACAGAAAGAATTAAGGGAAACACAAGAAGAGAAAGAAAGGGTAGTAAAAGAGGAAAAAACACAAAGAAGATACAAAGAAATTCTTGCCATTTCCGCCTTTGTCGGCATCATTATTGTAAATTCATTAAAATAA